tattcaaaacTAAACTCAACAATTTCCAGACTTTCAAAGGcataacaaaaagaaaaaatataagtAGTGAAATTACGAGAGTAacctgcattttaaaaatgtcATTGCAGTTTTAACTATGCCTAGCTGTGTTTATTGCTCACCTGATGATGCTGGGGTCACAAGAATGGTTGAAAAGGGCTGCAGTAGGGTAAAGACCCGCCCCAATACACTGCAATTCGTATGAATTTCCTACACCGTCCTCACCACCAATTGTATTTCTGAGCTCAGCAATTTCATGGCAATTGAATTGTAGCAATTCCAAGTGCCTAATCATAAGTGATACTATAAAAGTGTCATCTTCTGATAATGCGTcagtattttcaattatctcacCAAAGAAGTCACTGCTGTGTAgtaatttcaataaataaattgacATTATTGTATAATGCAATAATTCCTTTTTAGTTCTTGAAGATTCGTTTCTACATAGAAAGAATGCTGTTTCGTAGTTTTCTGATTTGTAAGGGTCCACAAGGAATGTTTCAACACAATTATCTGtgaggaattttttcaatttcagtctTGTTTCGGTGAAGAATTTCAAACTCTTTTGTGTTATGATTCTTACCGCCAATAAACAATTTATGGATGCCCCGGATTGAATTAGGGTATTTTGAAAGGCACATTCATATTTGTGATAAGTTTCGTTGGCTAAACGCTCACAATTACTACTGCAGAAAATCACAGACGGGCAATTTGGACATGCGTAAATTTGATCAGTAGAAATTAAGCAATGTTGACAGTTAGTTAGATAATTTTCTGGCGATAAAACGCTACCATGAGGATTTTCTTCAATTATAATCTGACCTGATGGTATATCTTTCGCTGCTCTTGCAAATTTCCCTTGTATATCATCCTGATCGAAACAGATTCCATTGTAAGCTGCAACATACGTTTCATTAGGAAAAAAAGGTTCGTCGCAAACAGCCACAATCTCTTTGGGGATTAATTTATATTCTGATTCTGTTCTACTCTTTTGTATTTCCTTGAtctttaatgaaattttttccgaatccaaTTTACTGTATTTCAAACAATCCAACGCTTGCTGATAAACCTCGTTTGCTGattttttattctgaagggcaTCGTAACACTTAGCTTTTCTCAACCAGATTTTGTATAGAAGATGTTTGGGATATCTGTCAATTTCCAATATGTAGTCTATATCATTCAACACTTTCCTATACTCCTGCATCTCGAAGAAGGTAGCACTTCTGTTGGCCACGAGGATTGCTAGAAGTTCCTTCGATGAATCTACAAGTTTGATAGAAAAATGATATGATGATGTACCCACTTAGTATATCATATATAGGATATCCCAGACAAATGTTGGTAATTCCACATTTCAATTAAGTATAGCGATTATATTTATcaacccaacaaacacaatataggTACAGCAACTGTACGGTGCATCctattttgggtgagacagataggtttctcgcttgttattcaagatagagccttgcggttttcacgttcctATCCTACTTCTTTGTGAGACCCAAGttggcctaatcagattttgcataactgtttccgtttatgagatacagggcgattttggaaattgatacttttcggacccttcctttatctccgaagttattagaaataatgctgagctaaaaCTGCATCTGATACAGAATTCTTCGTAGAATCCAGG
The nucleotide sequence above comes from Coccinella septempunctata chromosome 4, icCocSept1.1, whole genome shotgun sequence. Encoded proteins:
- the LOC123312103 gene encoding SET and MYND domain-containing protein 4-like, with the protein product MNKFQRECEKAIASISKEDVSKFNTAINHECRIKVINKYANSLSVKLVEPRKDIEVAEKEKVKGNCFFAKKDYKSAIKSYNAGIVSCPQNDDSSKELLAILVANRSATFFEMQEYRKVLNDIDYILEIDRYPKHLLYKIWLRKAKCYDALQNKKSANEVYQQALDCLKYSKLDSEKISLKIKEIQKSRTESEYKLIPKEIVAVCDEPFFPNETYVAAYNGICFDQDDIQGKFARAAKDIPSGQIIIEENPHGSVLSPENYLTNCQHCLISTDQIYACPNCPSVIFCSSNCERLANETYHKYECAFQNTLIQSGASINCLLAVRIITQKSLKFFTETRLKLKKFLTDNCVETFLVDPYKSENYETAFFLCRNESSRTKKELLHYTIMSIYLLKLLHSSDFFGEIIENTDALSEDDTFIVSLMIRHLELLQFNCHEIAELRNTIGGEDGVGNSYELQCIGAGLYPTAALFNHSCDPSIIRYNSKNKLIVRTIKPIKKGDIIYENYGPIYTTMKREFRQQFLRKRYWFDCVCLPCVEYWPRLDEMNEQDMRIECKSCFNVIVMNKVTIEPFLVCDWCGKRENLFPILKNLMVLEEILPNAEEFYLNGQFREAISLFLQALKILYDNLKPPCPDMIKIQQRLRTCFVHYGNRMVGYEVKQ